A genomic region of Solanum dulcamara chromosome 2, daSolDulc1.2, whole genome shotgun sequence contains the following coding sequences:
- the LOC129880348 gene encoding uncharacterized protein LOC129880348 — protein MGSEGPKSVTIHVTGFKKFHGVAQNPTEIAVNNLKDYVEKRGLRAGVTLGSCTVLETAGEGGLPALLKVIEESSSGNSSNNGQVIWLHLGVNSGATKFAIERLAVNEATFRCADELGWQPQRLPIVPEDGGIHQIRKTSCSTESILEFLKKKGFDVTMSDDAGRFVCNYVYYHSLRFTEEKGHKCLFVHVPTFNRVNQEKQMEFVAALMEAIASTC, from the exons ATGGGGTCGGAGGGGCCAAAATCTGTGACCATTCATGTCACGGGGTTCAAGAAGTTTCATGGTGTTGCTCAGAATCCTACGGAGATAGCAGTTAACAACTTGAAAGATTATGTTGAAAAGAGAGGATTACGTGCTGGTGTGACATTGGGTAGCTGTACTGTTCTTGAAACAGCTGGAGAGGGTGGACTTCCGGCATTGTTGAAAGTCATAGAGGAGTCCTCTTCAGGAAACAGTTCAAATAATGGACAAGTCATATGG CTTCACCTTGGGGTAAACAGTGGAGCAACGAAGTTTGCAATTGAGAGGCTGGCAGTAAATGAAGCTACATTTCGTTGTGCAGATGAGCTTGGTTGGCAACCTCAG CGTTTACCTATTGTTCCAGAAGATGGAGGAATACATCAAATAAGAAAG ACATCTTGCTCTACTGAGTCAATCCTAGAGTTCTTAAAGAAGAAAGGATTTGATGTGACAATGTCCGACGATGCAGGCCGTTTTGTGTGCAATTATGTGTACTACCATTCTCTCCGATTCACAGAGGAAAAAGGTCACAAGTGTCTCTTTGTCCATGTTCCCACCTTTAATAGAGTGAATCAAGAGAAACAAATGGAATTTGTAGCTGCTCTGATGGAGGCTATTGCATCAACTTGTTGA
- the LOC129880350 gene encoding ADP-ribosylation factor 2, protein MGLTFTKLFSRLFAKKEMRILMVGLDAAGKTTILYKLKLGEIVTTIPTIGFNVETVEYKNISFTVWDVGGQDKIRPLWRHYFQNTQGLIFVVDSNDRDRVVEARDELHRMLNEDELRDAVLLVFANKQDLPNAMNAAEITDKLGLHSLRQRHWYIQSTCATSGEGLYEGLDWLSNNIANKA, encoded by the exons ATGGGGCTCACATTCACCAAGCTCTTCAGTCGGCTTTTCGCCAAGAAGGAAATGCGCATTCTAATGGTTGGTCTTGATGCAGCTGGTAAGACCACCATATTGTACAAGTTGAAGCTGGGCGAGATCGTGACTACTATTCCTACCATTG GTTTCAATGTGGAGACTGTTGAGTACAAGAACATCAGCTTCACTGTTTGGGATGTGGGGGGTCAGGACAAG ATCCGTCCATTGTGGAGGCACTACTTCCAGAACACTCAGGGTCTCATTTTTGTGGTTGATAGCAATGATAGAGACCGTGTTGTAGAAGCAAGAGATGAATTGCATAGGATGTTGAACGAG GATGAACTTCGGGATGCTGTGCTTCTAGTTTTTGCTAATAAACAAGATCTTCCTAATGCAATGAATGCTGCCGAAATAACTGATAAGCTTGGACTGCACTCCCTCAGGCAGCGTCACTG GTACATCCAGAGCACTTGTGCAACCTCTGGAGAGGGGCTTTATGAGGGACTTGATTGGCTTTCTAACAATATTGCTAACAAG GCTTAA
- the LOC129880351 gene encoding 1,4-dihydroxy-2-naphthoyl-CoA synthase, peroxisomal: protein MSRMSEDLNTLKRRVALVANHLLPVVPLAQNVVSSIGSSNCSSSSMNDNYHKIHGEVPNHEPVWRLIPSDESTKEFTDIIYEKAVGEPIAKITINRPDRRNAFRPHTIKELIRAFNDARDDGSVGVIILTGKGTKAFCSGGDQALRSKDGYADFESFGRLNVLDLQVQIRRLPKPVIAMVAGYAVGGGHILHMVCDLTIAADNAIFGQTGPKVGSFDAGYGSSIMSRLVGPKKAREMWFLTRFYTASEAEKMGLVNTVVPLDKLEAETIKWCREILRNSPTAIRVLKSALNAVDDGHAGLQGLGGDATLLFYGTEEGNEGKNAYNERRRPDFSKFPRLP from the exons ATGTCAAGAATGTCAGAGGACCTCAACACTTTGAAGAGGAGAGTGGCATTAGTTGCAAACCATTTATTGCCTGTTGTTCCTTTAGCTCAAAATGTTGTTTCTTCAATTGGGTCTTCCAATTGTAGCTCCTCTTCCATGAATGATAATTACCATAAAATTCATGGGGAAGTCCCTAATCATGAACCTGTCTGGAGACTCATTCCTTCTGATGAATCTACCAAGGAGTTTACTGATATCATTTATGAGAAAGCTGTTGGTGAACCAATTGCTAAG ATAACAATCAATAGACCGGATAGAAGAAATGCTTTCCGACCTCACACCATCAAGGAGCTTATTCGTGCTTTCAATGATGCCAGGGATGATGGTTCAGTGGGAGTCATCATCCTCACAGGAAAG GGTACAAAGGCATTTTGTAGTGGTGGTGATCAGGCATTGAGAAGTAAGGATGGTTATGCTGATTTTGAAAGTTTTGGTCGCCTCAATGTTTTAGATTTACAG GTGCAAATTCGTCGTCTACCAAAACCAGTAATTGCAATG GTTGCAGGTTATGCTGTCGGGGGAGGACACATTTTGCATATGGTTTGCGATCTAACAATTGCAGCAGACAATGCTATATTTGGTCAGACTGGCCCAAAG GTGGGAAGTTTTGATGCTGGTTATGGAAGTTCAATTATGTCCCGTTTG GTTGGACCGAAAAAAGCTCGTGAAATGTGGTTTTTGACAAGATTCTACACAGCCTCTGAAGCAGAGAAAATGGGACTTGTAAATACTGTTGTTCCA TTAGATAAGTTGGAGGCAGAAACAATAAAGTGGTGCAGAGAGATCTTAAGAAATAGTCCTACAGCAATACGAGTGCTAAAATCAGCTCTCAATGCAGTTGATGATGGACATGCTGGACTTCAG GGACTGGGGGGAGATGCCACTCTTCTATTTTATGGAACTGAAGAAGGCAATGAAGGCAAAAATGCATACAACGAACGTAGACGGCCAGATTTCTCTAAGTTTCCCCGGCTGCCTTGA